A section of the Malania oleifera isolate guangnan ecotype guangnan chromosome 2, ASM2987363v1, whole genome shotgun sequence genome encodes:
- the LOC131149617 gene encoding cyclin-dependent protein kinase inhibitor SMR2 isoform X2 codes for MSKYPMTQQNSPEKEKLQGSMAEEGGRDEKIHDQSSKHDNSYDCRTPASEDHKIPTSTICPPPPRKRLRKRKLPASPQLPKSQLKPEEIEEFFKSVMEPSEVTSPAVKKRKYKKS; via the coding sequence ATGTCGAAGTATCCTATGACCCAACAAAATTCGCCGGAAAAAGAAAAGCTTCAGGGTTCTATGGCGGAAGAAGGTGGTAGAGACGAGAAAATTCATGACCAGTCGTCAAAGCATGATAATTCCTACGATTGCCGAACTCCGGCTTCTGAAGATCACAAGATTCCGACGTCGACGATCTGCCCTCCGCCACCGCGTAAACGGCTGCGCAAGAGGAAGTTGCCGGCATCCCCGCAGTTGCCCAAAAGCCAGCTCAAACCGGAGGAGATAGAGGAGTTCTTTAAGTCCGTCATGGAGCCGAGTGAAGTTACATCGCCGGCGGTTAAGAAGAGAAAATATAA
- the LOC131149617 gene encoding cyclin-dependent protein kinase inhibitor SMR2 isoform X1: MSKYPMTQQNSPEKEKLQGSMAEEGGRDEKIHDQSSKHDNSYDCRTPASEDHKIPTSTICPPPPRKRLRKRKLPASPQLPKSQLKPEEIEEFFKSVMEPSEVTSPAVKKRKYKLIFQNTHMKVK, from the coding sequence ATGTCGAAGTATCCTATGACCCAACAAAATTCGCCGGAAAAAGAAAAGCTTCAGGGTTCTATGGCGGAAGAAGGTGGTAGAGACGAGAAAATTCATGACCAGTCGTCAAAGCATGATAATTCCTACGATTGCCGAACTCCGGCTTCTGAAGATCACAAGATTCCGACGTCGACGATCTGCCCTCCGCCACCGCGTAAACGGCTGCGCAAGAGGAAGTTGCCGGCATCCCCGCAGTTGCCCAAAAGCCAGCTCAAACCGGAGGAGATAGAGGAGTTCTTTAAGTCCGTCATGGAGCCGAGTGAAGTTACATCGCCGGCGGTTAAGAAGAGAAAATATAA